A segment of the Candidatus Andeanibacterium colombiense genome:
GATCCACACATCGTGCGGGAACCCGCCGAGCGCGCCGAAGAAGCCGCGGGTCTCGTAATGCGGAGCGTTATAGGGCGCGGTCGGGTGGATATAAAGCGCGAGGTCGTGCGCCTCGAGCGCTTCGAGGATCGGCCAGTAATCCTGCTCGTCGATATAGTGGCCCTGGAAGTGCGAATTGAGCACCGCGCCGTTGAGGCCGAGCCCCGCCGCACGCTCGATCTCCCTGACCGACCCGGCGACGTCGCGCGGATCGAAGGATGCGGCAGCGCTGAAGCGGTCCGGGTGGCGGGCGCAGGCATCGGCCGCTATGTCGTTCGCGTCGCGGGCGAGGGCGGTGCCTTCGCCGGGCTTGACCACTTGCACGCCGGGTGCGGTCAGCAGCAGCAACTGCCGCTCGATCCCGTATTCGTCCATATGCGCGATGCGCAGATCGCCGAGGTCCTGCAGCATCCGCTGGAGGCTCGGCATCTTCGAGAACATGCCGGCCATCTTGAGCGAATCGTCATTCGGCGCCTGGCCGCTCTCGAAATACTTCACCTGCGCCTCGACCAGCGCGGGGAAGGTCCAGGCCTCTTCGGTCGCGATGCGCTTGTAGGGCGCGTCGCGGTCGATATGCCCGGCGCGCGGGGCCAGCCCGATGCGGGTGCGGTGGCTGAAGTCTTCCTCGAAATGGCCCTTGAGGCCCTTCTCGCTTCCATCCGGCAACAGCGGCATCGTGGCGTTTCCTTGTCAGAACGTTCCTCCGGCCGCAGCCGGTCAGAACATGGAATTGGTGTTCTTCGCGGTCTCGGGCACTTCCTGCATCACGTCCCAATGCTCGACGACATAGCCGTCCTTGATCCGCATGATGTCGATCACCGCCCAGCCGCGTTCGTCTTTCCTGCGGCGGAAATTGTGATGCACCACCACCATGCCCTCGGGACCGTGCATGTTCTCGCCATAAATCACCCGCTTCACGTCATGGGTCAGCTCGGGGTTGTTCGCCACGGCCGCGGCGAGCACCTTCAGCGTCTCGTCGCGCCCGCTCGGCGCGTTGGGATTGTGCTGGATATAGTCGGGGTGGACCCAGGCCATGAAGGCATCGACGACATTGTCCTGGCGGTGGAACAGTTCGACGAAGCGCTCGGCCACCTGCCGGGCGGACAGGCTCTCCCGGCCCGACGTGTCGCGCGGATCGAAGTCCATCGGCTCAGAACATCCCGTTGGGGTTGGCCGAGGTCTCGGGCACGCGCTGAGTCACGTCCCAATGCTCGACGATCTTGCAGTCCTTGACCCGGAGAATATCGACGGCGGCGGCGCCCGGATCGTCCGGGCCGGTCTGTCCACGCAGGTGGACCGCGAACAAATCGCCGTCGACCAGCACGCGGTACACGGTCATCTTGTGGGTCGGGTTGCGCTGGTAGAACGGTTCGAGAAACGCGATCGCCGCGTCCCGGCCGTCGGTCGCGTTGGGGTTGTGCTGCTTGTAGTCCGCGGCGACCCAGGTCTCGTAGGCTTCGCGCACCTTGCCCTGTTCGTAGAACAGCGGGATGAAGCCGTTCGCGACGTCGCGGGTGGTGCAGTCCGCCTTGGCCGCGGCGGGCGCCGCCGCAACGGCCAGCAACCCGATCGCGGCGAGGCAGGCCAGCCTCACTTCTTTTCCTGCCCCGCCAGCATTGCGCCGAATTTGGGGTGGGCGAAGTGCATCGGCACATCCTGGCGATAGGGCCAGGTCTGGCGGTGCTGCTCGGCCGGGAGCAGGAAGTCGGGGCCGAGCGGATCTTCGGGGAACAGCTTGGCGGCCGGCTGGAGATGCGCGGTGGTGTGGGCCCAGCCGCTCTCGTAATCGCCCTGCCACTGCATCATGTAGTCCAGCCGCTTGATCCGCCACTGGCCATCGACGCGGACATAGTCGTTCTCGTAGATGCCGGCTTCCATGAACTGCTGCGGCATCATCTCTTCGCGGGTTTCCTGGAAATCATCGTGCCAGCCGCCCAGCAAAATGCCGTGGAAGCGGCCCTTGGCGGTCTGCCTGTCGGGCGCGACGGTGATGATGTCCTGCATCTGGAAATGGTCGAGCAGCAGGCCGTTCACCGGGCCCGGACGGCCGCCGGTGAAGCGGCCGGCGATCCAGTCGCCGTAAAGGCGCTTTACCCCGGCATGGCCGACATATTCGCCCGACAGGAACACCACCGAACCGTCTTCCGAGAACAGCTCCGCGACCTCGTCCGGGCGGTTGAAATCGATGTAATAGCCATAGGCCCAGTGCAGCCGGCGGATCGCCTGGATGTCCTCCAGTATGCCGACCTTCTGCTCGAGTTCGGCCAGCCGGGCCTCGACATCGCTCATTTGCTCTCTCCCAATTTGTGTTTGAGCCGTTACTAACGATCGTGATAATTTTGGCGAGAGGATTTTCCGATATGAGCACCCCAGCGAGCGCATGGGCAGGGCGGGTCGCCTTCATCACCGGCGCGGTCACCGGGATCGGGCTGGGCATCGCGCAGGCCTTCGCCGACGCCGGAATGCGGCTGGCGCTGAGCTACCGCAACGAGGACGACAAGGCCCGCACCGAGGAATGGTTCTCGCAAAAGGGCTATGAGCAGCCGCTGTTCATCAAGCTCGACGTGACCGACCGCGAGCGCTTCGCGGTCGCCGCCAATCTGGTCGCCGAGCATTTCGGCGAAGTCCACGTGCTGGTGAACAATGCCGGCGTCTCGGTGTTCGGCCCGACCGACGAGGCGAGCTATGACGATTACGACTGGATCATGGGGGTTAACTTCGGCGGGGTGGTGAACGGCCTCGTCAGCTTCCTGCCCAAGCTCAAGGCAGGCACCGGACGGCGCCATGTGGTCAATGTCGCGTCGATGGCGGCGTTCCTCCCCGGGCCCCAGGCGGGCATCTACACCGCCAGCAAATTCGCGGTGCGCGGGCTGACCGAAAGCCTGCGCTACAATCTCGCGCCGCACGGGATCGGCTGTTCGCTGTGCTGCCCGGCGCTGACCCGGACCAACGCCTGGGCCAGCGCGACCAAGCGCCCCGAGGCCTTCGGCGACAGCGGCTTTGCCGAAGTGCGCGAAGGCGAGCTTGAGCAATTCGGCACCGCGTTCGAGGAGGGGATGGACCCCTACGAGGTCGGCACCAAGATCCTGAACGGCATGACCGAGCAGAAGGGCCTGATCCTGACCCATCCGGAACACGGTCCCGACTTCGAGGAAATCCACGCCGCGACGATGGCCGCGCTGCCGATCGAGGAAGCGCCCCCGGGCCGGCTCAAGATCGAACAGCTCCGCCGCGATGCGATGAAGGCGGCCGAAGCCGGGCTGGTGATCAGCCTCGACGATCTGACCTGACTTCCGGGCGATGGAGCCGCAGCGGCCGAGCCGCACCGCTTGGGGCGCCGCGCGCCACCGTGCGGTCCACCAGATCGCCGAAGGCGGCCGGATCTTCCACGATCCGCTGGCGGTGGCGATCCTCGGCGGGGTTGGCAAGGCCGGGGACGAAGGGCTGGTTTATGAGAACGACGACCCGCCCGGCGCGAAGATGCTGCGCTTCTTCATCGCCGCACGCAGCGCCTATGCCGAGGCGAAGCTGGCCGAGGCGGTCGAGCAGCGCGGCGTATCGCAGCTGGTGGTGCTCGGCGCGGGCTTCGACACCTTTGCCTACCGCAATCCGTTCGGCGACGCGCTGCGGGTTTTCGAGGTCGATCATCCGGCGACCCAGGCGTGGAAGCGCGAGCGGCTCGCCGCGATGGGGATCGATCTGCCCGGCTGGCTGAGCTTCGCCGGGGTGGATTTCGAAACCGAGTCCTTCGCCGACGCGCTGCTCCGGGCCGGGTTCGATCCGGCCAAACGCAGCTTCGTGTTCTGGCTCGGGGTCTCGATGTATCTCAGCGCCAAGGCGATCGACAGGACGCTTGCCGCCGTGGCCGGCTGGGCGGGCGGGGGCGAGATCGTGTTCGACTATGCCGAGCCGCAGCACGGCGAGATGTCGGAGCAGGGCCTCGCGGCGCGCGCGGCGCTGCAGGCGCGGGTGGCCGCAGTGGGCGAGCCGATGATCGGCTGGCTCGAGCCCGAAGCGCTCCACGCAAGGCTCGGCGAACTCGGTTATGTCGGGATCGAGGACCTCGCCGGGATCGATCTTGCCGGGCGTTTCCTCGGCGTTGAGATCGCCGCTGCGGCCCGGGCCGCCGGTGCTCGGCCGGGCGGCGGGCATGTGCTGTTCGCGCGCAGCTGAAAATTGCCCACCGGACTAAATCAACCACTGGACGCGGCGAGCGCGCGCGCTATCTTCCCGTTCCGAGAGTAGGATAGCCCAGGGAGGCAATAATATGTGCGATGAACACACGCTCGAGGCGGATGAGCTTAACCTTGCGAAGCGCGGGTTGAGCCGCCGGGAATTCGCGGCGATCACCGCCGTCAGCATGACCACGCTTGCGGCCGGCACGCCGGTCTTCGCGCAGGACGGCCCCTCCGCGGCGCCCGCCGGCGGGGTGCCGACCAGCGAAGCCGCGGTCAAGGTGAAGACCCCCGACGGCACGATGGACGCGTTCTTCGTCTATCCATCCACCGGCAAGCACCCGGCGATCATCATGTGGCCCGATATCGCGGGCCTGCGCGATGCCTATAAGGTGATGGCGCGCGATCTCGCCGCGAAGGGCTATGCGGTGCTGGCGGTGAACCAGTATTACCGCAGCGCGCCGGCGCCGGTGATGAACACGATCTCGGACTTCTTCCAGCCGGGCGGCCGCGACAAGCTCGCGCCGATGATGCAGAAGATCACCAATCCCGGCATCGCCAGCGACGCCAAGGCGCTGGTCGCCTGGGTGGATGCGCAGCCGCAGGTCGATACGGCGAAGAAGATCGGCGTCGAAGGCTATTGCATGACCGGTGGCTACGGCGCGCGCTGCGCCAATGCGGTGCCGGGCCGGATCGGCGCGGCCAGCTCGTTCCACGGTGCCGGCCTGGTGACCGGCCAGCCCGACAGCCCCGACCAGCTGATGAAGGGCACCACCGCGCTGTATCTGTTCGCGGTCGCGCATAATGACGATGTCGCCCGTCCGCAGGAACGCGACCAGCTGCGCCTCGCGGCCGAAGACGCGCAGGTCGGCGCCCGGATCGAATTGTTCGCGGCCGATCACGGCTGGTGCACGATCGATGCGCCGTCCTATCACAAGGAAGAAGCGAACCGCGCGCGGCTGCTGTCGCTGTGGAACTACAGCAAGATGGGGTGACGCGCCTTGCCCGTCAGACGGATACGAAAAAGCCCCGGGCTGCCACTCGCAGTCCGGGGCTTCTCGTTTTACCCGGCCTTGTGGGTCAGGTGACTTTCTTTGCCGCGAAAGCGCCCAGGAGGAGGAATACCGCCACCAGCGCGATGCCGAGGAAGAACAGAAGCTTGGCGATACCGGCCGAAGCGCCGGCGATGCCGCCAAAGCCGAGCAGCGCGGCGACAACCGCGACGACGGCGAAGATCAAAGCCCATTTGAACACGATCGCTCTCCTATATTGCGTATGATGCCTAAACATCCGGCCGAGCGGGGAGTTCCATCGAGGGTGTGGCCTAGGGGAAGTTCTTGCGTTCGATCTGCGCGTCGGGATCCCGGCACAGGCTGCAATCCTCGCCAATGAAGGTCTTTTCCGCCTGCCTGTTGCCGCGCAATTGCCATTCGAGCCAGTCGATCACGATCCTGGCGCCCTTGCCGCCCATCGGCTCGCCATAGGTGCCGCCGTGGCCGGTCGGGATGTTGACCAGCACCACCGGTACGTGGCCGATCCGCGCGAAATCGTCGGTCCCGTTGGGATAGGCAATGTCGGTCGGCCCGCCGAGGAGATACAGCACCGGCGTGTGGAACCGCCCCAGCGCGGTCTTGCCCAGCGCCATGCTGCCGCCCATTGCCGATCCGCCCGCGTTGAACAGGCCGCTGTTCTGGATCACCACCGCGCCGATCCGCGCGTCGGCCGAAACGTCGATCGCCTGCGCGCCGCCGCAACTATAGCCGCCGACCGCGATCGCCTTGTGGTCCACCAGCCCGGCGTAGGGGCTATCTGCCCGCCCATCCTCGGCCAGCGCCCAGTCGAGCGCCTTGCGCAAATCGTCGGCACTGGTCGGTGGAGGCGGGAACTTGCCATCGGGGCCGGGCCCACCAGGAGCGGCGCGCGGGTCCCTGGCATTGGGGCCGCTGCGCCATTTGCCGGGTGCGATCACGAGGTAGCCGTAGGAGGCGATCTCTGCGAGGTGCTGGCGCGAACTCGCTCCGTCGTCCGCGCAGCCGCCATTGCCCCAGATGAACACCCCGAGCTTGCCGGGGCGGAGCGGCGCGAGATCGGCGGGACGATAGATCACGTAGCTGCCCAGCGTGGGATCGGTCCCCATGGTCGTGGGATAGGGGCCGTCGCCGGGTGTGTCCGGCACCTTGTCCTGTTCGGCTTGCTGGCGTGCAAAATCGGCCTGGGCCAAAGCGCCCGAGCCGAGTGCGCAGAGTGCCAGCGCCGCCGCGACGCCCCGTCCAAAACGTCCCATCGGTAAGTCCCCCTTCTTGTAACCTATGCGTACCAGTAGGCGGTGCCGCGCATCTCCAGGCTCACCCGGGGCGGCGCGTCGGCGCCCGCGATCGGATTGTCGAACGCGCCGTGCGGCATCAGTTGCGCGCGCGCCGGATCGCTCTCGCTGGTCTTGAACACGATCGCTTCGCCGGGTGTCATGTCCGAATAATAATACCAGCGGTGCGCCGGGTTGTGCTGGATCACGTAATTGCCGAAGCTCCATTCGGGCGCGCCGCCGGGCGGGTCGAAGATCGCGGTGCAATCGAGCAGGTCGCCGTCCTCGATGCTCGGGAAGGCGCATAGCGCCAGCGGCACGTCCTGCGGCGGGTCGGACAGCACACGCCAGACATTGTATTGCGCGCTGCGGACGATCTTCTTTCCCTCGGGCGCACCCTGCGCGCGGGCTCCCGCCGCGGCTTCCTTCGACATGTCGACATGGGCAAAGCGCGCCGGGTGGGAATTGTCGTGTTCGTCGTTCCAGCCGAGCCGTTCGGAGAAGCGCAGGATCCCGCGGGGCATTATCGCGACGTGATCGGCCCCGGTCAGATCCTTGAGCATCCGCTCGATCTCGCCCGCGTGGATTTCGGCGACCGTGGCAAGATCGGTCAGGTCGGGCACCGCACTTTTGTGCTGGACCAGCACGAAACCTTCGCGGTCGAGGGACATGTCGAGCCCGCGCGCATCGGTAATGTCCATCGCGGCCGGCTTGAGGGGGACGTAATCCTTCTCATGCGCATTGGCGTAGAAGAACGGCTTCCGGCCCGTATCCTCGGTATAGCCGATCTCCGCGCGCACGTTTCCCGCCGGCATATGTCCTCTCCTTGATCCGGGTCCTTAAGCGAACTCTTCGGTGTCGATCGTCGGCTTGATCGCATCGTGATAGCGATGGCCGGCGACGGTCGAATGATTGATCAAGGCATCGGCCTTGTCGAGCACATCCTGCGCGATTTCGAGATCGGCCGCGCGGTAATTGTCTTCGAGATGCGTGAGGCTGGTGGTGCCGGGGATTACGTGAACGTGGTCGCCGCGGCTCAGCACCCAGGCCTGCGCGAGCTGGCCGGCGGTCAAGCCGGCGCCTTCGGCCAGCGCGACGAACTGCTCGATCAGCGCCAGATTGTGCGGCCAGTTCTCCGCATCGAAGCGCGGCATCTTGGTGCGCAAATCGCTGTCTTCGAGCGTCGAGGGATCGCGGATCTCGCCGCCGAGCGCGCCGCGCCCGGTCGAGGAGAAGGCGACCAGCGCGATGCCGAGTTCGCGGGTGGTTTCGAGCACGCCGAGTTCGACATTGCGGGTCCACAGCGAATATTCGGTCTGCACCGCGGCCATCGGATGAACGCCGTGCGCCTCGCGGATATGGGCGGAACTCCATTCGGACACGCCGTAGCTGCCGATCTTGCCGGCATCGATCGCATCCTTCAGCGCGCCGACCGAATCCGCGACCGGAACCTTGGGATCGAAGCGGTGCATGTAATAGAGGTCGATACGATCGACCTTGAGCCGCTGCAGGCTGCCGTCGAGCACGCGCCTGATCGCTTCGGGGCTGCAGTCGACCCCGCGCTTCGGCCCATCCACCACGATCCCGCATTTGGACGCGAGGAAGAACTCGTCGCGGCGTGTGCCGAGCGCCTCGGCGATCAGTTCCTCATTGGCGCCTTCGCCATAGATGCTGGCGGTGTCGAGATGATCGTAGCCGAGATCGAGTGCACGGTTGAGCAGCTTGATCCCGTCCGCACGCGACGGCGGCGTGCCATAGGCCCAGGACAGGTTCATGCAGCCGAGGCCGACGGGATGGACGGGGCGGTTAGCCAGCAGGCGCTTCATGTTAGGGGGTCTCGCTTCAAGGGTTCGCCGCGTGTTTAGGCAAACCCCTGAACAGGTCAATGCGGGTGCAACGCGCTGCGCGCCCACGAGAGATACTCGGCGATGCTGTCGTGGATCGCCTTGCTCGAGGCGAGATAGTCGCCGCGCCGGCGATTGATGTCCTCGATCGACCATTTGGCCTGATGGCTCGCGAGCTTGGTCCGCACCAGCGACAACCGGTCCTGGAATTCCTGGAATACCAGCGGCCGGGCCGTCAGGCGCTTCACGCCCGGGAGCAATGTGATCAGATTGCCGGTCTCGGTCGCGAATTCGCTCCGCAGCGAAACGATCTGGCGGTTGCGCTCCTCACCGGCCATCCTGACCGCGATCAGCATCCGGTCGTTGATCTGGTGCATCGCACCCAGGACTTGTTCCAGTTCTGCCATGTCAACATCCCCCCACGCGCCGCTGGCGGGCGCCGGCCCTCCCGCCGTCGGTATGGAGCGGCCTAAACGACACGGAGCGCCCCTGGCAATCAGGAGCGCTCCGGATAGATGCGGATATGGGGCGAATCAGGGCTGGCTCAGGACCAGCCGTCCTGCGCCTCGAGGCTCAGCGCCAGTTCGCCGATCACGCGGTAGCAATCGAGCACCTGGGCGATCGAGCTGTTGGGTTCGCGCCCTTCGCGGATCGCGGCGATGAATTCGCGGTCCTGCAGCTCGATCCCGTTGTTCGAAACGGTCACGCCCGTCAGGTCGATCGGCTCTTCCTTGCCGGTGACGAGATCGTCGTAGCGCGCGATATAGGTCGCGCTGTCGCCGATGTAGCGGAAGAAGGTGCCGAGCGGCCCGTCATTGTTGAACGAGAGCGACAGGGTGCAGATCGCGCCGCTTTCGCTCTTGAGCTGGATCGACATATCCATCGCGATGCCGAGCTCGGGATGCTTGGGCCCCTGGATCGCATTGGCGGTGACGATCTTGCCCGCCTGATAGGCGAACAGATCGATCGTGTGCGCGGCGTGATGCCACAGCAGGTGATCGGTCCACGAACGGGCTTCGCCCTTGGCGTTCATGTTCTTGCGGCGGAAGAAATAGGTCTGAACGTCCATCTGCTGGATGTTCAGCTCGCCCGCGACGATCTTGTTATGAACATACTGGTGCGAAGGATTGAAGCGGCGGGTGTGGCCGACCATGCAGGTAAGGCCGGTTTCCTGCGCCTTCTTCAGCACCGCCTCGGCATCGGCCCAGCTGTCGCTGAGCGGGATTTCGACCTGCACATGCTTGCCCGCTTCCATGCAGGCGATCGCCTGTTCGGCGTGCATCTGGGTCGGGGTGCAGAGGATCACCGCGTCGACGTCGTCACGCTCGAGCGCTTCCGAAAGCTCGGTGCCCGAATGCTTCGCGCCGTATTTGGCGGCGACTTCGGCCGCCTGTTCGGCGCGGCGCGAGATGATCGAGACGATCTCGACCCCGTCGATGTTCTTCAGACCGTCGAGGTGCTTTTCCCCGAAAGCGCCGGCCCCGGCGAGTGCGATACGCATACACTATTCTCCCTCTCCCCTCTGAAGGGGAGAGGGCCGGGGAGAGGGGTGGTCTCCCGCTCCGGCCCATGAAAAATGTTTGAGGGACCGCCCCCTCTCCCAACCCTCTCCCCCCTTTGGGGGAGAGGGCTAAAATCACGCCGTCAGGCTGTGCCCGCTCATCACCCGGCGGGGTTCGAGCGGTTCGCCGGCGGTTTCCTCCGGCTGCAGCAGCAGCGCGCCGAGCGCGGTGTTCGATGCCGGGATGTGGTAGAAGGTATAGAGATCCTTGACCTTCTCACCCAGCGCACCGCGCATGATCAGCCACATCACCAGCTCAATGCCTTCGCTGCCCGCTTCGCGCAGATACTCGATATGCGGCATCTTGCTCAGCACTTCGGGGTCCGAAATGATCTTGTCGATGAAGTTGAGATCGAACTCCTTGTTGATCAGGCCCGCGCGCGGACCCTGCAACTGGTGGCTCATCCCGCCGGTGCCCCAGACGTGGACGTTGAGGTCTTCGGGGAAGCTCTCGATCGCGGCCTTGATGCTGTCGCCCAGGTTGAAGCAGCGGCGGCCCGACGGCGGCGGATAGGTCACCACGTTCACCGGGAACGGGATCACCTTGCACGGCCAGGTATCGACTTCGCCGAACATCATGCTGAGCGGCACGGTGCAGCCGTGATCGACATCCATGTTGTTCATGATGGTCATGTCGAAATCGTCGAGGATCAGGCTCTGCGCGATGTGCCACGCGAGGTCCGGATGGCCGATCACGTCGGGCACCGGGCGCGGGCCCCAGCCCTCGTCGGCCGGCTTGAACGTCTCGGCGCAGCCGATCGCGAAGGTCGGGATGATGTTCATGTCGAACGCGGAGGCGTGGTCGTTATACACCAGCACGACCACGTCGGGCATGTTGCCCGGCTGCTTGATCCAGTCCTTGATCGGCTGGTAGCCGTTGAACACGGGGCCCCAGTAGTCGTTGCCGGAAGTGCCGGTCTGCATCGCGGCGCCGAGCGCCGGAATGTGGCTGGACGTGATGCCGGTGGTTACGCGGGCCATTTCAGAAACCTCCCTTGAGCGAGCGGACGCCTTCGGGCGAACGGCCACCATTGATCATCATCTGGGCATATTCTTCCTGGCTCATGCCGGTCATCGATCCGGCCGCAAACTGGAAGCTCTTGCCATCGGTCGAGAACAGCTTGGACAGGAAGTAGACGTTGCCGCCTTCGTCGATCATGCCGTTGTAATCGCGCGCGAGCACGGCCTTCTTGGCCGCCGGGGTGATGTCCCATTCGTCGAGATAGGCGCTTTCGTCGGCGAGGAAGCGCTTGCGGTTCTCGTCCTTCATCAGGCTCATCGCGAACTGGTTCAGGTGGTAGCCCTGGCGCGCGCGCTTCGCGGTGAACACCCTGGTGCCCGGGATGTCGTCGAAGGCGGCGAGGTAGGAGTGGATGTCGATCCGCTCTTTCTTGTCGGTCATAGCTTAGGTTCCTTGGGCTCTTCCCATTCGTAGGTTAGCGGCGCTTCGCGAAACGCGAAGCGGTCGAGATGTTTTTCGAGCACGCCGCGCATGCGGACGTTCTCATCATGGTCGGCAGTGGTCAGGGTAATACCAATGCCAGTGGGCAGGGCTTGCATCACCGCCGTCGTCACGTCGGAGAAAGGGAAGGCCGCGACCGGATCTGTCCAGGTCGCGGCCATCTTGTGGCTCCAGTGGCTGACGAGCTGCTGGAGATAGCGCGCCGGCTTTTCGCAAGGGGCGAAGCCGGTGGAAACGCTTGCCGTTTCAAGGGCGCTTTCGTCGCTCAAAGACCGCGGTCTTTCAGTTTCGCGTCGAGCCGCGGGAAGACCTTGCGGGCGTTGCCCGAGAAGATCGCGGCGCGTTCGGTGTCGGAGATGTCGAGCGCATCGACGTAACGCTTGGTGTCGTCGAAATAGAAGCCGGTGGTCGGATCGATCCCGCGCACCGCGCCGACCATCTCCGAACCGAACAGGATGTTCTTGTTCTCGATCACATCGGCCAGCAGATCGACGCCCGGCTGGTGATAGACGCAGGTGTCGAAGAACACATTGTTCATCAGATGGGTGTCGAGGCTCGGCTGCTTGAGCATGTCGGCCAGCCCGCGGTAACGGCCCCAGTGATACGGAACCGCGCCGCCGCCATGCGGGATGATGAAGCGCAGGGTGGGGAAGTCGGCGAACAGATTGCCCTGCAGCAATTGCATGAAGGCCAGCGTGTCGGCCGCGATGTAATAGCCGCCGGTCGCGTGCATCGCCGGGTTGCAGCTGCCCGAGACGTGGATCATCGCCGGGACGTCCAGCTCGACCATCTTCTCGTAGAACGGATACCAGTAACGGTCGGTCAGCGGCGGATGGTCGAACTTGCCGCCGCTCGGATCGGGATTGAGGTTGCAGCCGATGAAGCCCAGCTCGGTCACGCAGCGTTCCAGCTCGGCGATCGAGCCGGCCATGTCGGCCTTGGGGTTCTGCGGCAGCATGCATACGCCGACGAAGGTCTCGGGGAACAGGCCCACTACCCGCGCGATCAGATTGTTGCAGCGGAACGCCCATTCCTTTGCGACCGCCTCGTCGCCCACGTGCGGCGCCATCGTGCTGGCGCGGGGGGAGAAGATCGTCAGATCCGCGCCGCGTTCCTTGATCAGGCGCAGCTGGTTGGCCTCGATCGTCTCGCGGATTTCGGCGTCGGTGATCTCGGGGTAGGGCGGGCAGGGGGTGCCGGCCTTGAACGCGGCAATCTGTTCCTCGCGCCACGCATCGTGCCCCTTGGGGAGCACCGTGTAATGTCCGTGGCAGTCGATCACCATGCTCATGCGACTTCGTTCCTCTTCGCGTTGTCTTGTGCGGCGGCCCGCTGGCGGGCGACCGTGCCGCGCGTCATAACCGGCTCGACGCCGAGG
Coding sequences within it:
- a CDS encoding amidohydrolase family protein, with the translated sequence MPLLPDGSEKGLKGHFEEDFSHRTRIGLAPRAGHIDRDAPYKRIATEEAWTFPALVEAQVKYFESGQAPNDDSLKMAGMFSKMPSLQRMLQDLGDLRIAHMDEYGIERQLLLLTAPGVQVVKPGEGTALARDANDIAADACARHPDRFSAAASFDPRDVAGSVREIERAAGLGLNGAVLNSHFQGHYIDEQDYWPILEALEAHDLALYIHPTAPYNAPHYETRGFFGALGGFPHDVWIHTMGLIFSGAFDRFPRLKLVIGHMGECLPLQLYRFDWMQGNADNRAGLRANIGGGQPVKLQHTVSHYFKNNIWITTSGVAWEPAIKFCMEQLGPERVLYAMDYPYQQSSDEVAAYDRMSLSPEHKKMLMEDNARKVFNLPG
- a CDS encoding nuclear transport factor 2 family protein — encoded protein: MDFDPRDTSGRESLSARQVAERFVELFHRQDNVVDAFMAWVHPDYIQHNPNAPSGRDETLKVLAAAVANNPELTHDVKRVIYGENMHGPEGMVVVHHNFRRRKDERGWAVIDIMRIKDGYVVEHWDVMQEVPETAKNTNSMF
- a CDS encoding nuclear transport factor 2 family protein, which produces MRLACLAAIGLLAVAAAPAAAKADCTTRDVANGFIPLFYEQGKVREAYETWVAADYKQHNPNATDGRDAAIAFLEPFYQRNPTHKMTVYRVLVDGDLFAVHLRGQTGPDDPGAAAVDILRVKDCKIVEHWDVTQRVPETSANPNGMF
- a CDS encoding nuclear transport factor 2 family protein; this translates as MSDVEARLAELEQKVGILEDIQAIRRLHWAYGYYIDFNRPDEVAELFSEDGSVVFLSGEYVGHAGVKRLYGDWIAGRFTGGRPGPVNGLLLDHFQMQDIITVAPDRQTAKGRFHGILLGGWHDDFQETREEMMPQQFMEAGIYENDYVRVDGQWRIKRLDYMMQWQGDYESGWAHTTAHLQPAAKLFPEDPLGPDFLLPAEQHRQTWPYRQDVPMHFAHPKFGAMLAGQEKK
- a CDS encoding SDR family NAD(P)-dependent oxidoreductase, with the translated sequence MSTPASAWAGRVAFITGAVTGIGLGIAQAFADAGMRLALSYRNEDDKARTEEWFSQKGYEQPLFIKLDVTDRERFAVAANLVAEHFGEVHVLVNNAGVSVFGPTDEASYDDYDWIMGVNFGGVVNGLVSFLPKLKAGTGRRHVVNVASMAAFLPGPQAGIYTASKFAVRGLTESLRYNLAPHGIGCSLCCPALTRTNAWASATKRPEAFGDSGFAEVREGELEQFGTAFEEGMDPYEVGTKILNGMTEQKGLILTHPEHGPDFEEIHAATMAALPIEEAPPGRLKIEQLRRDAMKAAEAGLVISLDDLT
- a CDS encoding class I SAM-dependent methyltransferase; this encodes MEPQRPSRTAWGAARHRAVHQIAEGGRIFHDPLAVAILGGVGKAGDEGLVYENDDPPGAKMLRFFIAARSAYAEAKLAEAVEQRGVSQLVVLGAGFDTFAYRNPFGDALRVFEVDHPATQAWKRERLAAMGIDLPGWLSFAGVDFETESFADALLRAGFDPAKRSFVFWLGVSMYLSAKAIDRTLAAVAGWAGGGEIVFDYAEPQHGEMSEQGLAARAALQARVAAVGEPMIGWLEPEALHARLGELGYVGIEDLAGIDLAGRFLGVEIAAAARAAGARPGGGHVLFARS
- a CDS encoding dienelactone hydrolase family protein, with translation MCDEHTLEADELNLAKRGLSRREFAAITAVSMTTLAAGTPVFAQDGPSAAPAGGVPTSEAAVKVKTPDGTMDAFFVYPSTGKHPAIIMWPDIAGLRDAYKVMARDLAAKGYAVLAVNQYYRSAPAPVMNTISDFFQPGGRDKLAPMMQKITNPGIASDAKALVAWVDAQPQVDTAKKIGVEGYCMTGGYGARCANAVPGRIGAASSFHGAGLVTGQPDSPDQLMKGTTALYLFAVAHNDDVARPQERDQLRLAAEDAQVGARIELFAADHGWCTIDAPSYHKEEANRARLLSLWNYSKMG
- a CDS encoding DUF1328 domain-containing protein — protein: MFKWALIFAVVAVVAALLGFGGIAGASAGIAKLLFFLGIALVAVFLLLGAFAAKKVT
- a CDS encoding CmcJ/NvfI family oxidoreductase codes for the protein MPAGNVRAEIGYTEDTGRKPFFYANAHEKDYVPLKPAAMDITDARGLDMSLDREGFVLVQHKSAVPDLTDLATVAEIHAGEIERMLKDLTGADHVAIMPRGILRFSERLGWNDEHDNSHPARFAHVDMSKEAAAGARAQGAPEGKKIVRSAQYNVWRVLSDPPQDVPLALCAFPSIEDGDLLDCTAIFDPPGGAPEWSFGNYVIQHNPAHRWYYYSDMTPGEAIVFKTSESDPARAQLMPHGAFDNPIAGADAPPRVSLEMRGTAYWYA
- a CDS encoding aldo/keto reductase yields the protein MKRLLANRPVHPVGLGCMNLSWAYGTPPSRADGIKLLNRALDLGYDHLDTASIYGEGANEELIAEALGTRRDEFFLASKCGIVVDGPKRGVDCSPEAIRRVLDGSLQRLKVDRIDLYYMHRFDPKVPVADSVGALKDAIDAGKIGSYGVSEWSSAHIREAHGVHPMAAVQTEYSLWTRNVELGVLETTRELGIALVAFSSTGRGALGGEIRDPSTLEDSDLRTKMPRFDAENWPHNLALIEQFVALAEGAGLTAGQLAQAWVLSRGDHVHVIPGTTSLTHLEDNYRAADLEIAQDVLDKADALINHSTVAGHRYHDAIKPTIDTEEFA